One window of Candidatus Nitrospira kreftii genomic DNA carries:
- a CDS encoding Dual-specificity RNA methyltransferase RlmN: protein MLPPTTQTPLLAFTEAQMVKFVRAQRWPDYRATQIMRWMYQRRVRTITDMTDLPLHARSLLAQSTSVGRSHNPTVISSQDGTRKLLLNFDDGMTIESVLIPGDERLTLCVSTQVGCQLDCGFCLTGRMGLKRNLKLHEIIDQVLTAQDLLNADERMTNLVFMGMGEPLANLDMLKAAVIGLTNKPWGLGWSRRRITVSTAGLASRLGEVAGLGVNLAVSLNATTEEQRRELMPAASELATLKALLAACRRYPLAAHQRLTFEYVLLAGVNDQSSDARRLVQLLKGIRCKTNLIPFNEFPGSRFRRPSEQSVLQFQSILRDAGLDAFVRKSRGRDVLGACGQLGHLTDGPLLQP, encoded by the coding sequence ATGTTACCTCCGACTACACAGACACCCCTTCTGGCCTTTACCGAAGCTCAGATGGTGAAGTTTGTCCGCGCCCAGCGGTGGCCGGATTATCGCGCAACACAAATCATGCGCTGGATGTACCAGCGGCGGGTGCGGACCATCACCGACATGACGGATCTGCCCTTACACGCTCGTTCCCTGTTAGCTCAGTCCACCAGCGTTGGTCGTTCACACAATCCAACCGTCATATCGTCTCAGGATGGAACGCGCAAATTGTTGCTCAACTTCGATGACGGAATGACGATCGAGTCCGTGCTGATCCCGGGCGACGAACGACTGACGCTCTGTGTGTCGACACAGGTCGGCTGTCAGTTGGATTGCGGCTTTTGCCTCACTGGAAGAATGGGGCTCAAACGAAACCTCAAGCTCCATGAAATCATCGATCAAGTCCTGACCGCGCAGGATTTGCTGAATGCCGACGAACGCATGACCAACCTCGTATTTATGGGGATGGGAGAACCTCTGGCCAATCTGGACATGTTGAAGGCCGCGGTGATCGGCTTAACCAATAAACCGTGGGGTCTGGGATGGTCGCGTCGACGCATTACGGTTTCGACAGCAGGACTGGCATCCCGCCTAGGCGAAGTCGCCGGCCTTGGCGTGAATCTCGCCGTCTCCCTCAATGCCACGACTGAAGAACAACGGCGCGAGTTGATGCCTGCCGCAAGCGAACTGGCAACCTTGAAAGCGCTCCTTGCCGCCTGTCGCCGGTATCCGCTCGCTGCTCATCAACGATTGACGTTCGAGTATGTCCTGCTGGCCGGCGTGAATGATCAGTCGAGTGATGCCCGTCGGCTGGTGCAGTTACTGAAAGGCATACGATGCAAGACCAATTTGATTCCGTTCAACGAATTTCCAGGCAGTCGTTTTCGTCGCCCATCCGAACAGAGCGTCCTTCAGTTCCAATCCATCCTGCGCGACGCCGGTCTGGATGCGTTCGTGAGAAAGAGCCGTGGGCGGGACGTGCTGGGCGCCTGCGGCCAACTGGGACATCTCACAGATGGCCCACTTCTCCAACCTTGA
- a CDS encoding hypothetical protein (conserved protein of unknown function), with protein sequence MKVNEGQHALVKLFTKYRLIIGCALAFASGTTSVFGGMFSRDVYTGQTATPEQSTTDGCASGEECFAAAAFSKERLSNSLTRDHVAALKLERLRKVMEKFPDSLWAKRAGLLSGVTLIDQNPAEAIFYLRAAQRDFPALDDYIRFWIGEALLHLGDPKEAAAMFEGMLQSIPDSNLLNQATLRAGEAWYQASRCPEAISWLVKSVNLNERERQVAQARFRLASCQLRESQLNEARETLKQLWAKFPHTKEAKEAEALLANNIGGEPWAPSPDEHYARAQAFLGQSLHVEAIEELKKFLTGDPSSPHRRDAKLKLGVAQVRLKLYDQARDTFHELAVGQGPRADEATVWLARVYLRQGLGDKLLELCRTLSKRRLSPEQKGQINIFGGIWLEDQSRFDEAITKYRRAAKSGEPASQRAEGRWREGWVFYRTARYREAIRAWQQIVDQKESELEPQALYWIARSYSHVEAAKSSEAFVRLCQQFPYTYYCQLAGSLGDAPSEHRTQQENPTVSTSVAQPLAESTGASTQDNHAKNRAHIEQQSAYRRAIELRVLGLEPDAVRELAALTDQYGRDPEALAALSIMLNDVGAYHHALRLVRSRFREKLERTGGEIADGLWQVAYPTGLIPTIKMSAVNGVDPFLVAAIIREESQYDWKAVSRVGAIGLMQVMPATANAVAQQHRLPPLSREDLFDQEMNIRIGVRYVEQLLAQFSGNLVQTIAAYNAGPIVVKNWAAIYRGRSEDEFVELIHYQETRHYVKRVLRSYREYRRLAGVQKSVS encoded by the coding sequence ATGAAGGTGAATGAAGGCCAGCACGCTCTCGTGAAACTCTTTACCAAGTATCGACTCATCATCGGTTGCGCTCTGGCGTTCGCGTCGGGCACGACCTCCGTGTTTGGAGGCATGTTCTCTCGTGATGTCTATACGGGGCAGACGGCAACGCCTGAACAGTCAACCACTGATGGTTGTGCCTCAGGGGAAGAGTGTTTTGCCGCTGCGGCCTTCTCAAAAGAACGACTGAGTAACAGTCTGACGAGAGACCACGTTGCTGCGCTGAAGCTTGAGCGTCTCCGAAAGGTAATGGAAAAGTTTCCGGATTCATTGTGGGCGAAACGAGCGGGTTTGCTGTCCGGTGTGACTTTGATCGATCAGAATCCGGCGGAAGCAATTTTTTACCTTCGAGCTGCTCAACGAGACTTTCCTGCGCTCGACGACTATATCCGATTCTGGATCGGAGAGGCCTTGCTGCATTTGGGTGATCCCAAGGAAGCGGCGGCCATGTTTGAAGGCATGCTTCAGTCCATTCCTGATTCCAACTTGCTCAATCAAGCAACGCTTCGTGCGGGGGAAGCTTGGTATCAGGCTTCTAGATGCCCTGAAGCCATTTCTTGGCTGGTCAAGAGCGTCAACCTCAATGAGCGGGAGCGGCAAGTTGCGCAAGCTCGGTTCCGGTTGGCTTCTTGCCAACTTCGGGAAAGTCAATTGAACGAAGCCAGAGAAACGCTCAAGCAGCTCTGGGCCAAGTTTCCGCATACAAAGGAGGCGAAGGAAGCTGAGGCGCTGCTCGCGAACAATATCGGAGGTGAGCCCTGGGCGCCGTCACCGGATGAGCATTATGCTAGGGCCCAGGCTTTTCTCGGTCAATCGCTTCACGTCGAGGCGATTGAAGAGTTGAAGAAGTTCTTGACGGGAGATCCCTCTTCTCCGCATCGCAGAGATGCCAAACTGAAACTGGGTGTGGCACAAGTTCGTCTCAAACTTTACGACCAAGCACGCGACACGTTCCATGAGCTTGCGGTCGGACAAGGACCTCGGGCTGACGAAGCCACTGTTTGGCTGGCAAGGGTCTATCTCAGGCAAGGGCTCGGAGACAAACTTTTAGAGCTCTGTCGGACGCTCTCCAAACGACGGTTAAGTCCAGAACAAAAAGGGCAAATCAATATATTTGGTGGGATTTGGCTTGAGGATCAATCCCGGTTCGACGAAGCGATCACGAAGTATCGACGCGCTGCGAAATCGGGAGAGCCGGCATCCCAACGTGCAGAGGGGCGGTGGCGGGAAGGGTGGGTATTCTACCGCACGGCTCGCTATCGAGAGGCGATTCGCGCGTGGCAGCAGATCGTCGATCAGAAGGAGAGCGAGCTTGAGCCGCAAGCGCTCTACTGGATTGCCCGTTCCTACAGTCACGTAGAAGCTGCGAAGTCCAGCGAGGCGTTTGTGCGGCTTTGCCAACAGTTTCCCTATACCTATTATTGCCAACTGGCAGGGAGCCTGGGCGACGCGCCGAGCGAGCATCGGACTCAGCAGGAGAATCCCACCGTTTCCACCAGCGTGGCTCAGCCGCTTGCAGAGTCGACCGGAGCTTCGACACAGGACAATCATGCAAAGAATCGGGCGCATATCGAGCAGCAGTCAGCCTATCGGCGTGCGATCGAGCTACGAGTGCTCGGCCTCGAGCCGGATGCCGTCAGAGAACTTGCGGCCTTGACAGATCAGTATGGTCGCGACCCGGAGGCGTTGGCGGCGCTGTCGATCATGTTGAACGACGTCGGTGCGTATCATCACGCCTTGCGTCTCGTGCGATCTCGATTTCGGGAGAAGCTGGAGCGAACCGGTGGAGAGATTGCCGATGGTCTCTGGCAAGTCGCCTATCCAACCGGATTGATTCCCACCATTAAAATGTCGGCGGTCAACGGCGTGGACCCATTTCTCGTGGCGGCCATTATTCGAGAGGAAAGTCAGTACGATTGGAAAGCCGTTTCTCGGGTTGGAGCGATTGGACTCATGCAGGTGATGCCCGCTACCGCCAATGCCGTGGCTCAACAGCATCGGCTTCCCCCCCTCTCCCGGGAAGATCTATTTGATCAGGAGATGAACATTCGCATCGGCGTCCGGTACGTGGAACAACTTCTCGCCCAGTTTTCCGGCAATCTGGTGCAGACGATAGCGGCCTACAACGC